One genomic window of Quercus lobata isolate SW786 chromosome 9, ValleyOak3.0 Primary Assembly, whole genome shotgun sequence includes the following:
- the LOC115962042 gene encoding uncharacterized protein LOC115962042 has protein sequence MSSPEADEVLFAYIAVAPHAVSLVLIREDNGTQRLFYYVSKSLQEAKIRYLPLEKAVLAIVQATRKLPHYFQAHTVVVLTQLPFRLILRSADYTGRIAKWGTILGAFDIWYMPRTALKGQVLVDLVAEFAEPSSEGGGGLLYSDEKLIGAVSRQEPTCWKAYVDGAASQRGSRVGLVLIFLEGITIEKSLRLVFSATNNEAEYEALLEGMSMIQKLGRKSISIFSDSRLVVGQVNGELDARDERMQKYLVQVKCLQVHFNYFSLMHISRSKNTHADSLATLAMSSAQPLPQVILVEDLYRPSMVRTELVHVHSVRARPSWMDPPVLFLKNDILPEDKNEADKIRRKASRFWLSEDSKLYKRSFSGPYLLCVHSDATEAILEELHEGICGSHMGGRSLSHRAIG, from the coding sequence atgtccagtcctgaaGCCGACGAGGTTTTATTCGCCTATATTGCTGTGGCCCCTCACGCAGTGAGCCTAGTGCTAATCCGGGAAGACAACGGCACACAACGGCTTTTCTACTACGTGAGCAAATCATTGCAGGAAGCAAAAATCCGTTACCTCCCCCTCGAAAAGGCTGTATTGGCAATCGTACAAGCCACGCGAAAGCTCCCCCACTACTTCCAGGCACATACCGTTGTTGTACTAACCCAACTCCCATTCAGATTAATACTCAGGAGCGCCGATTACACGGGTAGAATAGCAAAGTGGGGGACGATTCTTGGCGCCTTCGACATTTGGTACATGCCTCGTACCGCTCTGAAGGGCCAAGTCCTCGTAGATCTGGTAGCTGAGTTTGCCGAACCCTCATCAGAAGGAGGAGGAGGGCTACTATACTCAGACGAAAAACTGATCGGTGCAGTCTCTCGGCAAGAACCCACTTGTTGGAAAGCATACGTCGATGGCGCGGCCAGCCAAAGGGGCTCAAGGGTGGGGCTCGTCCTGATTTTCCTCGAGGGGATTACCATCGAAAAATCGTTAAGGCTAGTCTTCTCCGCCACGAATAACGAGGCAGAGTATGAGGCCTTGTTGGAAGGAATGTCTATGATCCAGAAACTAGGCAGGAAATCTATAAGCATCTTCTCGGACTCAAGACTTGTCGTGGGACAAGTAAATGGGGAATTGGACGCgagggatgaaagaatgcaaaagTACCTAGTCCAAGTCAAGTGCTTGCAAGTGCATTTCAACTATTTCAGCCTAATGCACATATCCAGGAGCAAGAACACCCACGCTGACTCCCTTGCAACGCTCGCCATGTCCTCGGCGCAACCCCTCCCTCAAGTCATACTCGTAGAAGATCTATACAGGCCATCGATGGTGAGAACCGAGTTGGTGCATGTTCACAGCGTCAGGGCAAGGccaagctggatggatcctcCAGTACTATTTTTAAAGAATGACATCTTACCTGAAGATAAGAATGAGGCCgacaagattagaagaaagGCTTCTCGATTCTGGCTATCTGAGGACTCCAAACTGTATAAGCGCTCATTTTCAGGACCGTACTTGCTATGCGTGCATTCAGATGCCACTGAGGCTATCCTAGAGGAATTGCACGAAGGAATTTGTGGGAGCCATATGGGGGGTAGGTCTTTGTCCCATAGGGCCATAGgctaa
- the LOC115960168 gene encoding GDSL esterase/lipase EXL3-like: MLQLKMEHFSLSTKFFFLSFVFAVLCRSEAVIQIPNNETVPAVIMFGDSIVDTGNNNGLISAMKCDFPPYGRDFNGGMPTGRFSNGKVPSDFLVEELGIKDLLPAYRDPSLQPKDLLTGVSFASGGTGYDPLTPKIVSVIPLSEQLQDFKQYIGKLKGIVGEERTNFILAKSVVFVVASSNDIANTYFLTGIRKAEYDIPSYADLLLNSASNFIKELYGLGARRIGVFSAPPLGCVPSQRLLVGGSETECAKQPNQASQVFNDKLSRELGYLNNNLPNAKVVYIDVYNPILDLVTNPKKYGFEIANKGCCGTGTVEVAILCNQLDHHHTCTDDSKYVFFDSYHPTEKAYKIIVNQLITKYIYNFV; this comes from the exons ATGCTTCAATTAAAAATGGaacatttttctttatcaaccaagttcttctttctttcttttgtttttgctgtTTTGTGTAGATCAGAAGCGGTTATTCAGATACCAAATAATGAGACAGTTCCAGCAGTCATTATGTTTGGAGACTCCATCGTTGATACGGGCAACAACAATGGTCTTATATCAGCGATGAAGTGTGATTTTCCTCCTTATGGGAGAGATTTTAATGGAGGAATGCCAACGGGAAGATTTTCAAATGGAAAGGTTCCCTCAGACTTCTTAG TGGAAGAATTGGGAATTAAAGACCTCCTACCAGCTTATAGGGATCCAAGTTTGCAGCCCAAAGATCTCTTGACAGGTGTAAGCTTTGCATCTGGTGGCACAGGATACGATCCTTTGACACCTAAAATAGTG TCAGTCATACCACTATCTGAGCAATTACAAGATTTCAAGCAATACATAGGGAAGTTGAAAGGAATTGTTGGAGAAGAGAGAACAAACTTCATATTAGCCAAAAGTGTAGTTTTTGTGGTGGCGAGCAGTAATGACATTGCCAATACCTATTTTCTTACTGGAATAAGGAAAGCCGAATACGATATTCCATCTTATGCTGATCTTTTACTCAATTCAGCTTCTAATTTCATCAAG gaacTATATGGACTGGGGGCACGAAGGATTGGTGTTTTCAGTGCACCACCACTAGGATGTGTGCCATCACAGCGACTTTTGGTTGGAGGCTCAGAAACTGAGTGTGCAAAGCAGCCCAATCAAGCGTCACAAGTGTTCAATGATAAACTTTCTAGGGAGTTGGGTTACCTTAACAACAATTTGCCTAATGCAAAGGTGGTCTATATTGATGTCTACAACCCCATACTTGATCTCGTAACAAATCCAAAGAAATATG GCTTTGAGATTGCAAATAAAGGGTGTTGTGGCACTGGAACTGTAGAGGTAGCAATACTGTGCAACCAATTAGACCATCATCACACTTGTACCGATGACTCTAAGTACGTGTTTTTTGACAGTTATCATCCTACAGAAAAAGCTTACAAGATAATTGTCAATCAGctcattacaaaatatatctaCAACTTCGTTTGA
- the LOC115962041 gene encoding uncharacterized protein LOC115962041, with amino-acid sequence MATPLIGFSDEDKLGTLQPHDKALVVTLRIGGYDAKRVLVDQGTAVEVMYLNLYKGLKLKPEDLTAYNSPLVSFEGKTVTPKGLIRLPIQTGSDIVEADFIVVNAYSPYTTIVARLWLHALGVVSSTLHQKVKYPSEGRVKEVIGDQVMARQCIVSAISRRPSIEPSTSAENGL; translated from the coding sequence ATGGCCACGCCCCTAATcggattctcggatgaggataaacTTGGAACCCTCCAGCCCCACGACAAAGCTCTAGTTGTCACGCTCAGGATTGGGGGATATGACGCGAAGAGGGTGCTAGTCGATCAGGGCACCGCCGTGGAAGTCATGTACCTCAacttgtacaaggggctgaagCTGAAACCAGAGGACCTAACGGCATACAACTCCCCTTTGGTGAGTTTCGAAGGGAAAACCGTCACTCCGAAAGGCCTGATTAGGCTGCCTATACAGACAGGCTCGGACATAGTGGAGGCGGACTTCATAGTGGTAAACGCTTACTCGCCCTACACCACCATTGTAGCCAGATTGTGGCTTCACGCCCTAGGGGTTGTGTCATCAACCTTacaccaaaaggtgaagtacccatcgGAGGGTAGGGTGAAAGAAGTAATAGGGGACCAAGTCATGGCCCGGCAATGCATTGTGTCCGCCATCTCCCGACGACCGAGTATTGAGCCCTCCACTTCAGCCGAGAatggcttatag